Below is a window of Candidatus Nitrosotenuis uzonensis DNA.
GGAGGTGGATACCAAAGTCAAACGCATCGTGGACGTCTCAATCCCAACCCTTAATGTAACTGAAAAAGACACAAAATCAATGCCTTACGGATTTGCAGATACTAACTCCTCAATAGATAGGGCTGCAAAACAGATCAAGGTCGCACTGCCAAAAATATGCAAGGCGGCAGAGTACGAAAACTCTATCTTTGCTCTCGCAAAAGCGCTAGAAAAGACACAAAAGTTACTAAACGCGCTGGAAAATGTAATAATTCCGCAGTACAAACTTAGAATAAAATTCATCTTGGCAACACTTGAAGAAAGGGAACGCGAAGAATTCGCAAGGTTAAAAAAAGTAAAGGCAGTGATGGAGAAGAAGAAGTAATGGCAAAAGAAGACATACAGAAACTCATTGAAGATGCAAATACCGCATTAGAAGCCGAATACGAAAATCAGATAAACACAATAAAATCGGAAATCAGATCTTTCAAAGCTAAAACGGTGGACAAGATTTCCAAAAATACACCATGATTTAAATAAAGGAGATTTTGGAGCGTAATTGAAAATGAAACCTTTCGCATTATTGCTTTTGGCAGCAGCCCTGTCTGT
It encodes the following:
- a CDS encoding V-type ATP synthase subunit D; the encoded protein is MSFGQNVAATKIELLKYKRSSQVATMVQKILDDKRKVLLKNIEEMITEANKARGGIWEPLQDIYKSVNDAYLSLGTSTVDSTAQSTPAVMEVDTKVKRIVDVSIPTLNVTEKDTKSMPYGFADTNSSIDRAAKQIKVALPKICKAAEYENSIFALAKALEKTQKLLNALENVIIPQYKLRIKFILATLEEREREEFARLKKVKAVMEKKK